Part of the Chloroflexota bacterium genome is shown below.
GTGAGGACGTCTGGGTGCCGATCCCGCCGTCATCGTACGCGGCGATGGAGGGCGCGACGGTCCTGCTGAACCTCTCGGCCTCGCCGTTCACCATCGGCAAGGCCGAGTTCCGCCGCGAGCTGGTAGGCGGGCAGTCCGCGCGCTGCCTCTCGGCCTACCTTTACTCGGCGGCCGGCCCCGGCGAATCGACCACTGACCTGGCCTGGGACGGCCACGCCCTGATCGCCGAGAACGGCAACATCCTGGCCGAGTCCGAGCGGTTCAGCCAGACCCCGCGGCTCCTGACCAGCGAGATCGACCTGGAGCGACTCTCGCAGGAGCGGATGCGCCAGGGCAGCTTCGGCCAGAGTGCCCGCATCGCCGCCGCGTCCGGCGAGCCGTTCGAGCGGGTAACGTTCTCCATCGACCTGCCCTCGGACGAGCGGCTGCTGCCAACGCGCCAGTACCAGCGCTTCCCCTATGTCCCATCTGACCCGCGCACCCGTGATGCTCGCAGCTCCGAGGTCTTCCACATCCAGGTGCAGGGCCTCGCCAAGCGCCTCAAGTTCGCCCACCTCGAGAAGGCGATCATCGGCGTCTCGGGCGGGCTCGATTCGACGCACGCCCTGCTGGTCTGCGCCCAGGCCATGGATCAGCTCGGGCTGCCGCGCAGCAACATCATGGCCTACACCATGCCCGGCTTCGCCACCAGCGACCGCACCCTGGCGCAGGCCCACCGGCTGATGCAGGCCATCGGCTGCACGGCCCAGGAGCTGGACATCCGCCCGAGCTGCCTCCAGATGCTCCGCGACATCGGGCATCCGTTCGTGGACGGCCAGCCGGTCTACGACGTGACCTTCGAGAATGTGCAGGCCGGCGAGCGGACCAGCCACCTGTTCCGCCTCGCCAACTTCCACAACGGGCTGGTGGTCGGGACCGGCGACCTCAGCGAGCTGGCCCTCGGCTGGTGCACCTACGGCGTCGGCGACCACATGTCGCACTACGCCGTCAACGCCTCCGTGCCGAAGACGCTGATCCAGCACATCATCCGCTGGGTGGCCGAGGTCGGCGAGCTGGGCGAAGCGGCCAGCCGGACGCTGGTGGACGTGCTGGAGACGGAGATCAGCCCGGAGCTGATCCCGCACACCGGCGCCGAGGATCTCGGCGCGTCGCAGCCGTCGCAGTCCACCGAGGCGAAGCTCGGCCCCTACGAGCTGCACGACTTCAGCCTGTACTACACCCTGCGTTTCGGGTACGCCCCGCCGAAGGTGGCATTCCTGGCCTACTGCGCCTGGCGCGACCGCGCCCTGGGAACGTGGCCCGGCCTCCCCGAGGAGCGCAAACGGCAGTACACGCTGGCCGAGATCAAGCAGCACCTGAACACGTTCCTCTGGCGCTTCTTCCAGTTGAGCCAGTTCAAGCGCTCGTGCATCCCGAACGGGCCAAAGGTCGGGTCGGGCGGCTCGCTCTCGCCGCGCGGCGACTACCGCGCACCCAGCGACGGCGAGTCGGCAGCGTGGCTGGCGCAACTGTCGCAGATCCCCGACGAGGCGTAGCGCCGAGATTCCCCGCGACGCCCCTCACCCCGACTGACCCGAGCGCTGCATCCCACCTCGTCATCCCGACCGTAGCGAGCTTGCCGAATGGAGTCGGGATGACGAATGAGAGGCCGCGCGTGACTCGCCAGGGCGGAATACGCGGCCCTCCGTGCGGAGGGCCGGGGAGCCTACCGGTGGTGCGCCCGCAGGTGGCTGGCCAGCAGATCCTCGCCCCAGTCATTGGTGAAGTCGCGCCACACCGAGTGGATGTGGTTCGAGTCGTTCTGGGTGTTGTCGTACTCCAGCATGAAGGTCGAGCCCTTCACGTTGTAGTAGTGGCCGTTGCCCCGCTTGCGCTCGGTCGGGCCGGCCCAGGCGAACGTGACATCATCCAGGCCAGCCGACTCGATGCGCGCCCACTCGTTGCCGGCCAGGTCGTCGGCCGCCCGCGAGACGTAGTGGCGGATCAGCCGGACCAGCAGATCGCGCTGGCCGCCCCGTAGCTGCGAGAGCGCCAGACCGGACGGCATCACCCCTGGCGTGACCGTCCGGCCGTTGACCGTCAGGATGTCGGCCGGGGCCACCGCCGCGACGATGGCGGCGGCGCGCTGGTCGGCGTCCAGGCTCTGCACCAGCTCGCGCGCCAGATCCTCTTCCTCAGGCAGCGTCCGCAGGCCCTTCTCCGGCCCGTACTGGATCTCGGCGGGGTTCGCGCCGAAGAACAGCGGCAGCGAGGCGATCAGCTCGTTGTCTACGACGGAGAAGTGCAGCCCGACGTGGTGCCCGCCGACGCGCCAGCCCCACGGATCGGCGCCGCCCGGCTGCCCGAAGACCGAGAAGTAGTACAGCTCGGACGAGCGGTCCCAGCGCTCCTCCATCCGGTCGAGCTTCTCATGCTCGCGGAGGGTCGGCTCCAGATCCATGATCTGGCGCACCTGGCTGGCGCCGCGCTCGGAGAGGCCCGTCGCCAGCAGCTCCATCCCGAGGGCGCGCTGCTTCGCCGTCATGTGCTTGATCAGCAGGCCGTTCCGCGCGACGGGCGTGTAGTGCCAGAGGTAGCGCTCGTCGCCCTCGAAGGGGAACGTCGCGGTGGCGCGCTGCTCGTTCGAGAGCGCGGCAAGGAAGCGGTTGGCGGCATCGGCCATGCGGCGCGCGGCAGACGGAGCACGATGAGCGGTCATGAGCTCAGTGGCCATCGGGCGACTCCCCTCGTTGCGATCGACCGGGTTGTGAGGGAGGATAGCAGGCGCGCCCCCGGCCAGCCATCCTCTCGCGCCGACACGGGCGCTTGTCACACCCGACCCCATACGGATTGCGTCTCAGCCAGCATTCACTGTGTGACAGACCGCCGATGCAGAGCGCCGAGCACAACCCCCATGTCATCCCGAGTGAAGCGAGCTGGCGAGCGAAACGAAGGACCTCACCCCCTGACGTTCAACCGTCGCGTCAGCGGGTGAGGTCCTTCGCAAGCTCAGGATGACATCAAGACGTGCACGTGTTTCCGCGAATCCTCCCCCGCGATGCTGCACGTTGCCGCCATCACGCAATGGCCCTGCATCGTCGGGCGCGAGCCCTATGGCGCGGGGGCGACCGTTCCCCGGTTGACGCCGAACAGGGCCGGCAGCTTGCGGCGCACGTCCTTGAGCGTCTGCTCGGACTTGTCGGCGGCGTTGTTGGCGCTGGCACTGCCAGGATCGTCGGCGAGACGCTCCGCGCCACCAGCGGGATCGAGCGTCGCCAGGATCGGCAGGCTCCGGCCGAGCGCGTGGCGGCTGATCCGGTCGAACCACTCGGCGCGCTCGGCCAGACCTTCGACATCCGTAGTGGAGGCCGCCTTGCCGGGCGTCGCGCCACGCAGCGCCAGCCATGACTGCCCGAGCACATCCGTGCCGCCGCGTTCCTTGACGGCGTTCAGCACCTGCCGCATGAAACCACGGTCGTCGTAGTCGCCGCTGGGCGAGAGCGCGCCGATGCCCGGCAGGCCGCCACTCTCGACGACCGCCTGGGCGGCCACCAGCCAACGCTCGGCGTAGTCGCGCACATCCACATGGTCATCTGGCGTGTCAGCATTGACGTTGCCGCCGTCGAACAGCTCGAAGTAGCGGACACCCTGCTGCCGCAGATCCTTGACCAGCGCCCGAACGTCGTCGGCCAGCAGGTCACCATAGTGATCCTGCACGCGGGCAATCGGCTGGATGCCGGCCTCGGTGAGCCGCTCGACCAGCTCATCGTACTGCTCGACGTTGCCGGGATCGACCTCGAAGGTGGCCCAGCCAGCCTTCCGGTTGCGGGCCTCGTCCACGAAGCGGTCCAGCTCGCGGCCGGTCGGCGGCGTCGAGGACGTCCAGCTCAGCACGCCGTTGCGGTCCGACTTCTCAGGCTTCGGATACTCCTTGAGGGAGAGCGGCTTCAGCTCGGCGGTCGGCGTCACGCCGCGCGCGGCGGCCAGTGCAGCCTCAGCGGCGTCGATGTCGGCCGCGGATGCGCCGTAGGGGAGCACCAGCGGATCCTTGCGGGTGCCAGCTCCGGTGATCGGCGCGGAGGCGGGCTGGCCGACAGGCGCGCCGGGCTGCGTCGTGGGCATGCCCGGCTGGGTGGTGGGGGCGCCGGGCTGGGTCGTGGGCGCGCCGGGCTGGGTCGTGGGCGCGCCGGGCTGGGTGGTGGGGTACGCCTGCACGCCTGTGGCCTGCGCCGAGGCCATCAGCATCAGCGGGCCAGCCTCGTCGGGCGAGGCCGGCCCTCCGAGACCGGCCGGCGCCACGGACGGAGCAACGCCTCCGGGCGCGGCCGCTGCGCGGGCCTGTGTGGCCTCGGCCAGGCTGCTGGCGAAGCTGGGCAGACCCATCGTGTCGGGCAGGCTGCGAACGTTCCGCGCGACGGCCCGGCCGATCTCGCCAAGGCGCGGCGCACTGGTGCTGATCGTGTTCTGGCCGTCGCTCTCACTCATGCTCTACCGCCTGCATGCTCTGCCGCCTGCTCGGCTACCGCTTGCCGTCGTTGATCACGTACCGCAGCCCGGACAGCTTGTTGCTCATCACCTGGATCAGCGCGTTGAACCGCGTGTTGGTGTCCGTCAGCTCGAGCATCTCGGCGTCGATGTCCACGTTGTTGCCGTCGTTGCGGCGGCCCGTGTCGGACTCGATCTGCGCCTGCGGCCTGATCCGCTCCGGGACGGCCCCCGGCCCCTCGACGGCGTTCGCCACCTTGAACATCGGCAGCGGGTTGTCCACCGTGCCGATAGCCTGCTTGAGCTGCGTCTCGAAGGTGACGTGGGTCGCCTTGAACTCGGGCGTATCGACGTTCGCCACATTGTCGGCGATGGTCCGCTGGCGGGCCGTCAGCCCTTCGAGCGCGGACTTGATGAGCCGGTCGGTGCGGGTGTCGTTGATCTGCATGGGTTACCTCCCGGCGGCCGACGTGGCCGGCGTCTTCATCTGCTGGCGGAAACCCTCGTACGCGCCCATCACCAGCGGCACGTACTTGCGCGTCTCGTCATACGGAGGGATGCCGCCGAACTTGTCCACCGCGCCGCTGCCAGCGTTGTAGGCCGCCAGGGCCAGCTCGGTGTTGCCCTTGTACTTGTCCAGCAGCTGCCCGAGCAGCTTCGCGCCGCCCATCACGGCCTGGAGCGGATCGCTCGGGTCGGTGACGCCGAGGCCGCGCGCCGTGCCGGGCATCAGCTGCATCAGCCCGCGCGCGCCGGCCCGCGAGACGGCGTCAGGATTGAAGTTCGATTCGGTCTTCATCACAGCGGCGATGAGCGCCGGATCGACGCCGTACTTCTGGGCCGCCTGATCGACCATCGCGCCGAAGCCGCCGGGCAGATCCAGTGTCGGGCGGGCAGGCGCGGCAGCCGGCGCAGCCGGGGTGGCCGGCGTCCGCTGGTTCAACATCTGGACGCTCGCGAGGCTCTGGGCCAGCGGCAGCCCGGACCCGAGGCTGTTCGCCAGACCGGCCTGATTGGCGAGTGCAGCCTGGGCGGCCGTGCTTCCACGACGGGTGCCCTGTGCGGCGTTCAACGCCTGCGCGAAGGCCGTCTGCTGCGCGCCGCGCTGGGCTGGCGGGTTGGGGCGGGTAC
Proteins encoded:
- a CDS encoding lytic transglycosylase domain-containing protein; the protein is MLNQRTPATPAAPAAAPARPTLDLPGGFGAMVDQAAQKYGVDPALIAAVMKTESNFNPDAVSRAGARGLMQLMPGTARGLGVTDPSDPLQAVMGGAKLLGQLLDKYKGNTELALAAYNAGSGAVDKFGGIPPYDETRKYVPLVMGAYEGFRQQMKTPATSAAGR
- the flgB gene encoding flagellar basal body rod protein FlgB — encoded protein: MQINDTRTDRLIKSALEGLTARQRTIADNVANVDTPEFKATHVTFETQLKQAIGTVDNPLPMFKVANAVEGPGAVPERIRPQAQIESDTGRRNDGNNVDIDAEMLELTDTNTRFNALIQVMSNKLSGLRYVINDGKR
- a CDS encoding NAD(+) synthase, whose amino-acid sequence is MPAGTSFFNLYRHDLVRVAVAIPEVRVADPAFNAARTVEFMRKAADERAVVVLFPELGISAYSCDDLFHQRALLDGCLDGLASVVEASRELQLVAVVGLPLHLGHLLFNCAAVVSRGRILGIVPKMYLPNYREFYEARQFVAGEAATFDTVDLLGQQDIPFGSRVLFQCEEQPLLNIHVEICEDVWVPIPPSSYAAMEGATVLLNLSASPFTIGKAEFRRELVGGQSARCLSAYLYSAAGPGESTTDLAWDGHALIAENGNILAESERFSQTPRLLTSEIDLERLSQERMRQGSFGQSARIAAASGEPFERVTFSIDLPSDERLLPTRQYQRFPYVPSDPRTRDARSSEVFHIQVQGLAKRLKFAHLEKAIIGVSGGLDSTHALLVCAQAMDQLGLPRSNIMAYTMPGFATSDRTLAQAHRLMQAIGCTAQELDIRPSCLQMLRDIGHPFVDGQPVYDVTFENVQAGERTSHLFRLANFHNGLVVGTGDLSELALGWCTYGVGDHMSHYAVNASVPKTLIQHIIRWVAEVGELGEAASRTLVDVLETEISPELIPHTGAEDLGASQPSQSTEAKLGPYELHDFSLYYTLRFGYAPPKVAFLAYCAWRDRALGTWPGLPEERKRQYTLAEIKQHLNTFLWRFFQLSQFKRSCIPNGPKVGSGGSLSPRGDYRAPSDGESAAWLAQLSQIPDEA
- a CDS encoding DUF3500 domain-containing protein; translation: MTAHRAPSAARRMADAANRFLAALSNEQRATATFPFEGDERYLWHYTPVARNGLLIKHMTAKQRALGMELLATGLSERGASQVRQIMDLEPTLREHEKLDRMEERWDRSSELYYFSVFGQPGGADPWGWRVGGHHVGLHFSVVDNELIASLPLFFGANPAEIQYGPEKGLRTLPEEEDLARELVQSLDADQRAAAIVAAVAPADILTVNGRTVTPGVMPSGLALSQLRGGQRDLLVRLIRHYVSRAADDLAGNEWARIESAGLDDVTFAWAGPTERKRGNGHYYNVKGSTFMLEYDNTQNDSNHIHSVWRDFTNDWGEDLLASHLRAHHR